A DNA window from Hydra vulgaris chromosome 13, alternate assembly HydraT2T_AEP contains the following coding sequences:
- the LOC105844459 gene encoding probable G-protein coupled receptor No9 translates to MSKSGLEILEIITLVIIAIFGISGNLLIIFLFAFGGSAVKVFRNYFIVSLTFADLMIAGILVPFWTVGRMNFYSISENIWSIFAAYDILCGSASILNLTAISLERLYAIRYPFLHLTLTQFSYRLAIAVTWFIGFMLSGAKIIVAFGYKSRIKQFSLSVFILAYMVPILVIAMSYSVIFYYATSRATDYCRANRFKRELKAVKTIAIIVGLFILCWTPFFVLNMIHDYCKNCDLRKNFIGWIYASKVLHYSNSMMNFFVYGYRSPDFRRLFRDLLIKKLKLNR, encoded by the exons ATGTCAAAATCGGGTTTGGAAATACTTGAAATTATTACTTTAGTTATTATTGCAATCTTTGGAATTTCAGGAAACTtactgattatttttttatttgcgtttGGCGGTAGTGCTGTCAAAGTATTCAGAAACTACTTCATTGTGAGTTTGACTTTTGCTGACCTTATGATTGCAGGAATATTAGTGCCGTTTTGGACTGTAGGTCGAATGA atttttattctatttcTGAAAACATATGGAGCATCTTTGCAGCTTATGATATACTTTGTGGCTCTGCATCAATACTTAATTTAACAGCTATAAGTTTAGAACGGTTGTATGCTATCAGGTATCCTTTTCTTCACTTAACCTTGACTCAATTTTCTTACAGATTGGCAATTGCTGTAACATGGTTTATTGGATTCATGTTATCGGGCGCTAAAATAATAGTTGCTTTTGGTTATAAAAGTAGAATAAAGCAGTTCTCGTTGTCCGTATTTATTTTGGCATATATGGTTCCAATATTAGTTATTGCGATGTCTTATTCTGTCATCTTTTATTACGCAACTTCTCGAGCAACTGACTACTGTCGTGCTAATAGATTTAAACGCGAGCTAAAAGCGGTAAaaacaatagcaataatagttGGACTCTTTATTCTGTGTTGGACACCTTTTTTTGTACTAAATATGATACATGACTATTGTAAAAATTGCGACTTAAGAAAGAACTTCATTGGTTGGATTTATGCATCAAAAGTATTGCACTATAGCAACAGCATGATGAACTTTTTTGTCTACGGATACAGAAGCCCAGATTTCCGTCGGTTGTTTCGTGATcttctaattaaaaaacttaaactgaaCCGATAA